A portion of the Marinilabiliales bacterium genome contains these proteins:
- a CDS encoding XRE family transcriptional regulator, with translation MHFEELIKIIKERRDTLKVTQESLAQLSGVGLRTLKQFESGKGNPTLQTLQKIADVLGLEVSLKVKNISRK, from the coding sequence ATGCACTTTGAAGAATTGATTAAAATAATAAAAGAGCGCCGGGATACTTTGAAAGTCACGCAGGAATCCCTGGCTCAATTATCTGGTGTTGGCTTAAGAACCTTGAAGCAGTTTGAAAGTGGAAAAGGAAATCCTACACTACAGACATTACAAAAGATTGCAGATGTATTGGGACTGGAGGTTAGTTTAAAAGTTAAAAATATATCCCGTAAATAA
- a CDS encoding phosphatidylinositol kinase produces MRKAKILYKDEEAGVLTQHDDGSFSFKYNDAWFADNSKPGISLTLPKSKQEFHSEFLFPFFYNMLPEGSNKQVVCKLTRIDQTDYFGLLMTTAKYDSIGAIRVLKTE; encoded by the coding sequence ATGAGAAAGGCAAAGATCCTGTATAAGGATGAAGAAGCAGGAGTCTTAACTCAGCATGATGATGGCTCATTTTCATTCAAATATAATGACGCCTGGTTTGCTGACAACAGCAAGCCGGGCATCAGTCTTACCTTGCCTAAAAGTAAGCAGGAGTTCCATTCAGAGTTTCTGTTTCCGTTCTTTTATAACATGCTTCCCGAAGGGTCTAACAAACAGGTTGTTTGTAAACTAACCAGAATAGACCAGACAGATTATTTCGGGTTACTCATGACGACCGCGAAATATGATAGCATTGGTGCCATTCGGGTTCTTAAAACAGAATAA